One window of Thioflexithrix psekupsensis genomic DNA carries:
- the prfB gene encoding peptide chain release factor 2 (programmed frameshift): MELTGLYETLKNVSYRVETLRGYLDYDHKAERLIEVKRELEQPDVWNQPERAQTLGRERVQLEQVVDLLTTLSQSVIDTRELLEIADHEQDGEMLHAVETDLLHLEKQLADLEFTRMFSGEMDANNAFLDVQAGSGGTEAQDWADMLLRMYLRWAESHDFKTEIIELSPGDVAGIKSATVSVQGQYAYGWLRTETGVHRLVRKSPFDSGNRRHTSFAAIFVSPEIDDTVEVDINPADLRIDVYRASGAGGQHVNRTESAVRITHLPTNIVVQCQNDRSQHKNKATAMKQLQAKLYELEMQKRNANQQVIEDNKSDIGWGHQIRSYVLDQSRIKDLRTGIEISNTQAVLNGDLDAFIEASLKSGL; the protein is encoded by the exons ATGGAATTAACAGGCTTATATGAGACATTAAAAAATGTCAGCTATCGGGTAGAAACGCTTAGGGGGTATCTT GACTATGACCATAAAGCAGAGCGTTTAATTGAAGTTAAACGAGAATTAGAACAACCCGATGTGTGGAATCAACCCGAACGCGCCCAAACTTTAGGACGAGAACGGGTACAATTAGAACAAGTGGTTGATTTATTAACTACTTTGAGCCAATCCGTGATCGACACCAGAGAATTATTAGAAATTGCCGATCACGAACAAGATGGGGAAATGTTACACGCGGTTGAAACCGATTTATTGCATTTAGAAAAACAATTAGCCGACTTAGAATTTACCCGTATGTTTTCGGGAGAAATGGACGCAAATAACGCCTTTTTAGACGTGCAAGCAGGATCGGGCGGAACGGAAGCCCAAGATTGGGCAGATATGCTATTGCGTATGTATTTGCGTTGGGCTGAAAGTCACGATTTTAAAACCGAAATTATCGAATTATCACCGGGCGATGTGGCTGGCATTAAAAGTGCGACGGTCAGCGTACAAGGGCAATACGCTTATGGCTGGCTGCGCACAGAAACGGGCGTACACCGTTTGGTGCGCAAATCGCCTTTTGATTCAGGTAATCGTCGTCACACTTCGTTTGCGGCTATTTTCGTTTCGCCTGAAATTGACGACACGGTGGAAGTGGATATTAATCCCGCAGATTTAAGAATTGACGTATATCGTGCCAGCGGCGCGGGCGGTCAACACGTGAATCGCACTGAATCCGCGGTGAGAATTACCCATTTACCCACTAATATTGTGGTGCAATGTCAAAATGACCGTTCTCAACATAAAAATAAAGCCACAGCCATGAAACAATTGCAGGCGAAATTGTACGAATTAGAAATGCAAAAACGCAACGCCAATCAGCAAGTGATTGAAGACAATAAATCAGATATTGGTTGGGGTCATCAAATTCGTTCTTACGTGCTGGATCAATCGCGGATTAAAGATTTACGTACTGGGATAGAAATTAGCAACACGCAAGCGGTGTTAAATGGTGATTTAGATGCGTTTATTGAAGCCAGTTTAAAAAGTGGTTTATAA
- a CDS encoding phytase, translated as MLFYRVGLWVLLQGVLVHDIWASTFSPRANVFVAESQRLYLPAIAAYPSANAITYQAELQWSEAQWRVTHLAENTATLSASSLYDVSTGQLLIPTVATTQGQFAVRLGVNATHDALNLLDIKPHPRPQQVLAQGLNVQGVQLWLPARSQQARVLVSTTTGVYPFDLDGNRLGDVLYAHHSGAMDIRYRISFAGQWVSLLAIADEAQQQVALLRLDPNTQESPLWANLPLNKKPEAICLYRSRKTNEHYLFTITSQDMTQWQLNFRGESLDITPLITRPLTLAATACVADDDYGQVYVGSDQGISAYPAEPEAFASQMATVVTSHASVDLSFYYTNYGAGYLLSLTTDGEVIAVRRDDGVVLNGFGVMEDETPDFTRKNQWAGLAVMPRGVAAARNEFAQGVIALWDRQADAIQLLSWGDVAEAMYWLVEPTTDPNSWNMSNSQAVLVRPTLQTQPVNTSGDAADDPAIWLHPTHAELSTLLGTQKQGGLFVYDSSGNVIQFLADGRLNNIDLRYGFLLGEQRVDIVAATNRTDNSISLYRIDPNNRQLESTAAERVSVMLNEEVYGVCMYHDKTADKYYVFVNEFGGLVQQWLLSDNGHGAIDTTLVRTFDVGSQTEGCVVDDYLGYLYIGEEDVAIWRYSAQPDAGTERIAIDQADGGFFSADVEGLALYYLNETEGYLIASSQGNNTYTVYERGGEHRYLGAFRIVNEERLGIDGVTGTDGIDVTNRPLGDAFPLGAFIAQDDVNTLPRAFQNFKVVPWEHIATRLNLQMNPAFKP; from the coding sequence ATGTTGTTTTATCGAGTGGGTTTGTGGGTTTTATTACAAGGTGTGCTGGTGCATGACATTTGGGCAAGTACATTTTCTCCGCGTGCTAATGTATTCGTAGCAGAAAGCCAACGTTTATACTTGCCAGCCATTGCCGCTTATCCCAGCGCAAATGCCATCACTTATCAAGCGGAATTACAGTGGTCAGAGGCACAATGGCGAGTAACACATTTGGCAGAAAACACAGCGACATTGAGCGCGTCAAGTTTGTATGATGTCAGCACCGGCCAATTGCTCATCCCCACCGTAGCCACGACACAAGGACAATTTGCAGTACGTTTAGGGGTTAATGCCACGCATGATGCGTTGAACCTGTTAGACATCAAACCTCATCCTCGCCCGCAACAGGTTCTCGCCCAAGGTTTAAATGTGCAAGGGGTGCAATTGTGGCTGCCGGCGCGTTCCCAACAAGCCCGCGTCCTAGTGAGTACAACAACAGGCGTTTATCCATTTGATTTAGATGGAAATCGTTTAGGCGATGTGCTGTATGCGCATCACAGTGGTGCAATGGACATTCGCTATCGCATATCTTTTGCGGGACAATGGGTGTCATTGCTGGCAATTGCCGACGAAGCGCAACAGCAAGTGGCTTTATTGCGTCTCGATCCAAATACGCAAGAATCGCCATTATGGGCAAATTTACCGTTAAACAAAAAACCTGAAGCCATTTGTTTATACCGCAGCCGTAAAACAAATGAACATTATTTGTTTACTATCACGTCGCAGGATATGACCCAATGGCAATTAAATTTTCGCGGAGAATCATTAGATATTACACCATTAATCACCCGTCCTTTGACCCTTGCGGCGACAGCGTGCGTGGCTGACGACGATTACGGACAGGTGTATGTGGGCAGCGATCAAGGTATTTCTGCTTATCCCGCTGAACCCGAAGCCTTCGCCTCACAAATGGCTACTGTAGTCACTTCGCACGCCAGTGTGGATTTAAGTTTTTATTATACAAATTACGGCGCAGGCTACCTATTAAGTCTGACTACCGACGGAGAAGTGATTGCGGTGCGACGTGATGATGGAGTGGTTTTAAACGGCTTTGGCGTAATGGAAGATGAAACGCCTGATTTTACTAGAAAAAATCAATGGGCGGGATTGGCCGTAATGCCGCGTGGCGTGGCGGCTGCGCGCAATGAATTTGCGCAAGGGGTCATCGCTTTGTGGGATCGCCAAGCCGATGCCATACAATTACTGTCTTGGGGTGACGTGGCCGAGGCCATGTATTGGTTAGTTGAACCCACCACAGACCCAAATTCGTGGAACATGTCGAACTCACAGGCCGTATTGGTGCGCCCAACCTTGCAAACACAGCCGGTTAATACCTCTGGGGATGCTGCGGATGATCCCGCGATCTGGTTACATCCCACCCATGCGGAATTAAGCACCCTATTGGGAACGCAAAAACAAGGCGGCTTATTTGTTTACGATTCGTCAGGAAATGTAATTCAGTTTTTAGCGGATGGTCGTTTGAACAATATTGACTTACGCTATGGTTTTCTTTTGGGGGAACAACGTGTTGACATTGTGGCCGCGACCAATCGCACGGATAACAGCATTAGTTTATACCGCATTGATCCAAATAACCGACAATTAGAATCCACAGCAGCCGAGCGCGTTTCAGTGATGCTCAATGAAGAAGTCTATGGCGTTTGTATGTATCATGATAAAACCGCAGATAAATATTACGTTTTTGTCAACGAATTTGGTGGCTTAGTGCAGCAATGGCTATTGTCAGACAATGGACACGGCGCGATTGATACGACATTGGTACGCACTTTTGACGTGGGATCACAGACAGAAGGGTGTGTGGTCGATGACTATTTAGGTTATTTGTATATTGGCGAAGAAGATGTGGCGATTTGGCGTTATTCGGCACAACCCGACGCAGGCACAGAACGAATCGCTATTGATCAAGCCGACGGCGGATTTTTCAGTGCCGATGTGGAAGGTTTAGCCTTATATTATCTCAATGAAACAGAAGGTTATCTGATTGCCTCCAGTCAAGGCAATAACACTTATACCGTCTATGAACGCGGTGGCGAGCATCGCTATTTAGGCGCGTTTCGCATTGTCAACGAAGAACGTTTGGGGATTGACGGCGTTACCGGCACAGACGGCATTGATGTCACCAACAGACCCCTCGGTGATGCGTTTCCTCTGGGCGCATTTATCGCGCAAGACGATGTCAATACTTTGCCCAGAGCTTTTCAAAATTTTAAAGTGGTGCCGTGGGAACACATTGCGACACGCTTAAATTTGCAAATGAATCCTGCATTTAAACCTTAA
- the rsmD gene encoding 16S rRNA (guanine(966)-N(2))-methyltransferase RsmD, protein MGKIRIIGGEWRGRTLTVLDKPHLRPTPNRIRETLFNWLNWSIPSSHCLDLFAGTGALGLEAASRGAKSVYLVEHDAQLATQLRQLLTQLNATQIKVIQQNAFHFLNSPPEKPFNIVFLDPPFGHDYLVTCCQALSQAGWLSSGALIYLEAEQNLSELPLPAQWQWIKKQRAGQVNYFLARNGE, encoded by the coding sequence ATGGGCAAAATTAGAATTATCGGTGGAGAATGGCGCGGACGAACTTTAACGGTTTTAGATAAACCCCATTTAAGACCCACTCCCAATCGCATTCGTGAAACATTATTTAATTGGTTAAACTGGTCAATTCCGAGTAGTCATTGTTTAGATTTATTTGCGGGTACGGGTGCATTGGGTTTAGAAGCGGCTTCGCGGGGAGCGAAAAGTGTTTATTTAGTCGAACACGATGCGCAATTAGCCACACAATTACGTCAGTTATTAACGCAATTAAATGCCACACAAATTAAAGTGATTCAACAAAATGCGTTTCATTTTTTAAATAGTCCGCCTGAGAAACCGTTTAATATTGTTTTTTTAGACCCGCCTTTTGGTCATGATTATTTGGTGACTTGTTGTCAGGCCTTGAGTCAAGCGGGTTGGTTATCTTCTGGTGCGTTGATTTATTTGGAAGCGGAGCAGAATTTAAGCGAATTACCGTTGCCCGCACAATGGCAGTGGATAAAAAAACAGCGCGCAGGACAGGTTAATTATTTTTTGGCGAGAAATGGGGAGTAG
- a CDS encoding ABC transporter substrate-binding protein: MHYIIFLASLLLLTACGAPDNAAIRFGLAAAPVNLDPRQATDAASSRINRLLYRGLVDFDAALRPVPDLADWRVRDALELEYELTLRPDRPDFHHQRPLTAHDVKATYDWILHAENASPLRGNLQIIREIEIVDNNTLIFKLNKADLLFPTRLTVGIVPHDLHDHRFTRHPIGNGEFEFIQWQEDNRLTLRRRHDGQLVTFYEVKDPVVRSLKLIHAELDLIQNDLSPELVTWLSQQKSVKVETRTGSNFAYLGFNLQDPLTQQLTVRRAIAHAIDREAIIKYVMGNAADLAHGLLPPHHWAGQTVNHYEYNPELARQLLASIDKSMPLMLSYKTSNNPFRVRLASVIQQQLEAVGLTVSLQTYDWGTFYGDIKQGRFQMFSLAWIGIKTPDIFRYAFHSEAQPPNGANRGRFVDPIVDQFIEQAEQAQELETQANLYRQLQTYLHEQLPYIPLWYEDHILVYNKRLHGYSLAADGNYDGLKTATLITPSH; encoded by the coding sequence ATGCACTACATTATTTTTCTCGCCAGCTTGCTATTATTAACCGCTTGTGGCGCGCCTGACAATGCCGCGATTCGTTTTGGTTTGGCCGCCGCGCCCGTGAATTTAGACCCGCGCCAAGCCACCGATGCCGCGTCCTCGCGCATTAATCGCCTGTTATATCGGGGATTGGTCGATTTTGATGCCGCGTTGCGTCCTGTGCCTGATTTAGCCGATTGGCGCGTGCGGGATGCGCTTGAATTGGAATATGAACTGACTTTGCGTCCTGATCGTCCTGATTTTCACCATCAACGCCCTTTAACCGCGCACGATGTTAAAGCGACTTATGACTGGATTTTGCACGCGGAAAATGCCTCACCTTTACGCGGTAATTTGCAAATTATTCGTGAAATTGAAATTGTCGATAATAACACGTTAATTTTTAAACTCAATAAAGCCGATTTACTCTTTCCCACGCGCTTAACGGTGGGGATTGTTCCCCATGATTTACATGATCACCGTTTCACTCGTCATCCTATTGGCAATGGCGAATTTGAATTTATCCAATGGCAAGAAGACAATCGTTTAACATTACGTCGTCGCCATGATGGGCAATTAGTGACTTTTTATGAAGTAAAAGACCCTGTGGTGCGTTCGCTTAAATTAATTCATGCCGAATTAGATTTAATTCAAAATGATTTATCGCCTGAATTAGTCACGTGGTTATCTCAACAGAAATCAGTTAAAGTCGAAACCAGAACAGGCAGCAATTTTGCTTATTTAGGTTTTAATTTACAAGACCCATTAACACAACAATTAACCGTGCGCCGTGCGATTGCTCACGCGATAGATCGAGAAGCCATTATAAAATATGTCATGGGAAATGCGGCCGATTTAGCCCACGGTTTATTACCGCCGCACCATTGGGCGGGGCAAACGGTAAATCATTATGAATATAATCCTGAATTAGCGCGTCAATTATTGGCTTCTATCGATAAATCAATGCCTTTAATGCTGAGTTATAAAACCTCTAATAATCCATTTCGGGTGCGTTTAGCCAGTGTGATTCAACAACAATTAGAAGCAGTAGGCTTAACCGTTTCTTTACAGACTTATGATTGGGGAACGTTTTATGGTGATATTAAACAAGGGCGTTTTCAAATGTTTAGTTTAGCGTGGATTGGAATAAAAACGCCCGATATTTTTCGTTATGCTTTTCACAGCGAAGCCCAACCACCCAATGGGGCTAATCGCGGACGTTTTGTTGATCCCATCGTGGATCAATTCATCGAACAAGCCGAACAAGCCCAAGAATTAGAAACCCAAGCCAATTTATACCGTCAATTACAAACTTACTTACATGAACAATTGCCTTATATTCCCTTATGGTATGAAGACCATATTTTAGTTTATAATAAACGTTTGCACGGCTATTCATTAGCGGCAGATGGTAATTATGATGGCTTAAAAACAGCCACATTGATCACGCCTTCACATTAA
- a CDS encoding mannose-1-phosphate guanylyltransferase/mannose-6-phosphate isomerase — protein sequence MKLIPVILSGGVGSRLWPLSREHYPKQLLALAGEKTMLQDTVTRLNGLADLTGPIVVCNEVHRFLIAEQLRALNITPLHLILEPVGRNTAPAVAIAALTAQAEEADALILVLPADHLIQNPEAFRDAVTAGKSAAAQGHLVTFGVVPTRPETGYGYIKTGESLTPDNAVFKVAQFVEKPDLNTATNYLKSGDYYWNSGMFLFRADVYLAELARYSPDMLIACQQAYEKAKQDADFLRIDSESFTQCPANSVDYAVMEKTEMGALIPLSAQWSDVGAWSALWEVSPRDENENVLLGDVLTHEVKNCYLRAEHRLIAGIGLDNLIVIETADAVLIAPIEQAQTVKKIVEQLKAGNRHEANLHRRVHRPWGTYENIDVEERFQVKRIMVKPGASLSLQMHYNRSEHWIVVKGTAEITRGEEIFLLSENQSTYIPLGIKHRLANPGKVPLEIIEIQSGSYLGEDDIVRFEDVYGRQ from the coding sequence ATGAAGCTAATTCCAGTCATTTTATCAGGTGGTGTAGGAAGCCGTTTATGGCCGTTATCGCGGGAACATTATCCCAAGCAATTGCTGGCCTTAGCGGGCGAAAAAACCATGTTACAAGACACCGTAACGCGCTTAAATGGTTTAGCTGATTTAACAGGGCCAATTGTGGTGTGTAATGAAGTGCATCGCTTTTTAATTGCCGAACAATTACGGGCTTTAAATATCACGCCATTACATCTTATTTTAGAACCCGTTGGCAGAAATACTGCGCCTGCGGTGGCGATTGCGGCCTTGACCGCACAAGCAGAAGAAGCCGACGCGCTGATTCTGGTTTTACCGGCGGATCATTTGATTCAAAACCCTGAAGCCTTTCGTGACGCGGTGACAGCAGGAAAAAGCGCGGCCGCACAAGGTCATTTAGTCACTTTTGGTGTGGTGCCGACGCGTCCTGAAACGGGTTATGGTTATATTAAAACGGGAGAATCTTTAACGCCTGATAATGCCGTTTTTAAAGTCGCGCAATTCGTCGAAAAACCCGATTTAAATACTGCAACCAATTATTTAAAAAGTGGTGATTATTATTGGAATAGTGGGATGTTTCTTTTTCGGGCAGATGTTTATTTAGCCGAATTGGCGCGTTATTCTCCTGACATGCTTATTGCCTGTCAACAGGCTTATGAAAAAGCCAAACAAGATGCCGATTTTTTGCGTATAGACAGCGAAAGTTTTACCCAATGTCCTGCGAATTCTGTCGATTATGCCGTGATGGAAAAAACTGAAATGGGCGCGTTAATTCCTTTATCCGCACAATGGAGTGATGTGGGCGCGTGGTCGGCATTATGGGAAGTGAGTCCGCGTGATGAAAATGAGAATGTGCTATTAGGTGATGTGCTAACGCATGAGGTAAAAAACTGTTATTTACGCGCTGAACATCGCTTAATTGCGGGGATTGGTTTAGATAATTTAATCGTCATTGAAACAGCCGACGCGGTGTTAATTGCACCGATAGAACAAGCGCAAACGGTGAAAAAAATTGTTGAGCAGTTAAAAGCGGGTAATCGCCACGAAGCCAATTTACATCGCCGCGTGCATCGCCCGTGGGGAACGTATGAAAATATTGATGTGGAAGAGCGATTTCAGGTTAAACGTATTATGGTAAAGCCCGGTGCCAGCTTATCGCTGCAAATGCACTACAATCGTTCCGAACATTGGATTGTCGTTAAAGGCACGGCCGAGATTACGCGAGGGGAGGAGATTTTTTTACTCAGCGAAAATCAATCGACTTATATTCCGCTGGGCATTAAACACCGTCTCGCTAATCCCGGTAAAGTTCCTTTAGAAATCATTGAGATTCAATCAGGTTCTTATTTGGGCGAAGATGATATTGTGCGGTTTGAAGACGTATATGGACGACAATAA
- a CDS encoding potassium channel family protein: MKDRSSSIIFLVMRRMRIPLLVLLSVYTISIVGMTLIPGIEVDGKVYYMDFFHAFYFISYTATTIGFGEIPYSFSGAQRLWVSISIYLTVIGWLYAIGTILTLIQNDTLKKVFTVRHFIGSVQRIKEPFYLICGYGDTGESLVHALDQHDIRTVVVEIDQTRIDNLILDNHPVYIPNLCDDASRPQVLLQAGLKSPYCAGVVAITNNNLANLHISITTKLLNPQVRAIGRVDSHEVAANMASFGTNYIYNPFEIFAEQLKTMLHSPSLHVLLEWFIGRRDRVTLRDLNPPRQGIWVLCGYGRFGKSVYEQLRKEQDIHLVIVDLAPEKMGYPRGQCIVGRGTEAVTLRQAHIEEAVGLVAGTNDDIDNLSIVMTARELNPNLFVVIRENRSENRIIFEAVHANVVMQASQIIADHIRVLLGIPLLNEFMTLARQRGEQWSQHLIAKINQLQIDNPYIWEVNINKKDTPAIFELFKQKKAVNLECLLADPRERSEKLCAIPLLLVRAQECLLMPDETESLRSGDRLLWCGTPMGASLMKSSLNDALVLHYVSTGETIPRSYLWRWLSS; the protein is encoded by the coding sequence ATGAAAGATCGCAGCAGTTCTATTATTTTTTTAGTGATGCGACGAATGCGCATCCCATTACTGGTGCTATTAAGCGTTTACACGATTTCTATTGTCGGCATGACATTAATCCCTGGTATTGAGGTGGATGGTAAAGTTTATTACATGGATTTTTTCCATGCGTTTTACTTCATTTCTTACACCGCAACCACCATTGGTTTTGGAGAAATTCCTTATAGTTTTTCTGGGGCGCAGCGGTTATGGGTTTCTATCTCGATTTATTTAACCGTCATTGGTTGGTTATATGCGATTGGAACGATTTTAACTTTAATTCAAAACGACACGCTGAAAAAAGTATTTACCGTGCGTCATTTTATCGGTTCAGTACAGCGCATTAAAGAACCTTTTTATTTAATTTGCGGTTATGGCGACACGGGAGAATCTTTAGTTCATGCCTTAGATCAACATGATATTCGCACGGTGGTGGTAGAAATTGATCAAACGCGCATTGATAATTTAATTTTAGATAATCACCCTGTTTATATCCCTAATTTATGTGATGATGCCAGCCGTCCTCAAGTGTTATTACAAGCAGGATTAAAAAGTCCTTATTGTGCGGGAGTGGTGGCCATTACGAATAATAATTTAGCCAATTTGCACATTAGCATTACCACTAAATTATTAAATCCCCAAGTACGTGCTATTGGGCGTGTTGATTCTCATGAAGTGGCGGCCAATATGGCTTCGTTCGGCACGAATTATATTTATAATCCTTTTGAGATTTTTGCCGAGCAGTTAAAAACCATGTTGCATTCTCCCAGTTTGCATGTTTTATTAGAATGGTTTATTGGGCGACGCGATAGGGTGACATTACGTGATTTAAATCCACCGCGGCAAGGGATTTGGGTCTTGTGTGGTTATGGGCGTTTTGGTAAATCGGTGTATGAACAATTACGCAAAGAACAAGATATTCATTTGGTGATTGTCGATTTAGCCCCAGAAAAAATGGGTTATCCTCGCGGACAATGTATTGTCGGGCGGGGTACGGAAGCGGTGACGTTGCGTCAAGCGCACATTGAAGAGGCGGTCGGTTTGGTGGCGGGGACAAATGATGATATTGATAATTTATCGATTGTCATGACCGCACGCGAATTAAATCCCAATTTATTTGTGGTGATTCGGGAAAATCGCTCCGAAAATCGCATTATTTTTGAGGCTGTTCATGCCAATGTGGTGATGCAAGCCAGTCAAATTATTGCGGATCATATTCGGGTTTTATTAGGCATTCCTTTGTTAAATGAATTTATGACTTTAGCGCGTCAACGCGGTGAGCAATGGTCACAACATTTAATTGCTAAAATTAACCAATTACAAATCGATAATCCTTACATTTGGGAGGTTAATATTAACAAAAAAGATACGCCTGCCATTTTTGAATTATTTAAGCAAAAAAAAGCGGTTAATTTAGAATGTTTATTAGCCGATCCGCGGGAGCGCAGTGAGAAATTATGCGCGATTCCCTTGTTGTTGGTGCGGGCGCAAGAATGCTTGTTAATGCCAGATGAAACGGAAAGTTTACGCAGTGGGGATCGTTTGTTGTGGTGTGGTACGCCGATGGGCGCATCGCTGATGAAATCGAGTTTAAACGATGCGCTTGTTTTACATTATGTGTCAACGGGAGAGACGATTCCGCGTAGTTATCTCTGGCGATGGTTGAGTTCGTAG
- a CDS encoding DUF6394 family protein, translating to MNPEKVVFGFFIVLAMTLNFGFFLGDIDNPDHHHVYELAAAIFVNFAATILKFGDRSQVGAVLLATSLVADLQLIAAAIVWGFVLYVEQSPMTPSVMASIVSLSGGALVANLVSVLLLVIETVMLRR from the coding sequence ATGAATCCAGAAAAAGTTGTTTTTGGTTTTTTTATTGTTTTGGCAATGACGTTAAATTTTGGTTTTTTTCTTGGCGACATTGACAATCCTGATCACCATCATGTTTATGAATTAGCGGCGGCGATTTTTGTCAATTTTGCCGCGACCATTTTAAAATTTGGCGACCGTTCTCAAGTGGGCGCGGTATTATTGGCCACCAGTTTAGTCGCAGACTTACAATTGATCGCGGCGGCGATTGTGTGGGGATTTGTGTTATACGTAGAACAATCGCCCATGACTCCCAGCGTGATGGCCAGTATTGTGTCTTTATCGGGCGGGGCATTGGTGGCTAATTTGGTTTCGGTTTTATTATTGGTGATTGAAACAGTCATGTTACGGCGTTGA
- a CDS encoding DUF945 family protein, producing the protein MKPVLYTTLAGFLTAQLLLPMPIYAQTAPVTEEEEVTQVEEPSVEESSEGTSEESSDESLMTEEASEPDDLKAFSVKHTVKDQPLDAVEVEADPLVLLTRLKQDIQAQVEAHGKPLTILTEIRAVVDAEIEEGLGGLPVLVVKTDIDKEGAGSSVLNVDPWARELPADESSGDISLKWDGLTGKMNYNETFEQPRIEMTFGELKILEKGEQSTFTLDWAKSTLSGQFDVDMFPVQLNLHLPDLTAKVDTVNFLLNELKLDSKTDSIPLKENADGLQVDLSKGTMKVAKIDLQDTGEEAFRLLLEGFELMADGQVDGSTVSYQLSNQISKLLLEGIDEETLEMSYRDQWSLNQVNAAAMARIQKQVREVQQQRQNGHLSEDLMGMVMIGTFMQELPGLWADSPELMVKSLQLKTQQGQLDVNAKASVDGKQPLNLDDTNALMQAITVEVDAALDAALLKKILTLSVISDLPEDAEPSEDEIAQMVDGQIAQFVVAKYLAESDGRYTTKLVLSQGKFLLNGVEMPLPF; encoded by the coding sequence ATGAAACCTGTTTTATATACCACCTTAGCGGGATTTTTAACAGCCCAATTGCTGTTACCTATGCCGATCTACGCACAAACCGCCCCAGTAACAGAAGAGGAAGAAGTCACTCAAGTCGAAGAACCCTCCGTTGAAGAGTCCTCTGAAGGGACATCTGAAGAGTCATCAGATGAATCCCTCATGACCGAGGAAGCCAGCGAACCCGATGATCTGAAAGCCTTTTCTGTAAAACATACGGTGAAAGACCAGCCTTTAGATGCCGTTGAAGTCGAAGCCGATCCATTGGTGTTATTAACCCGCCTTAAACAAGATATTCAAGCCCAAGTGGAAGCACATGGTAAGCCCTTGACGATCTTGACGGAAATTAGAGCCGTGGTCGATGCCGAAATAGAAGAAGGTTTGGGGGGGTTGCCCGTGTTGGTGGTGAAAACCGACATTGATAAGGAAGGCGCAGGCAGCAGTGTGTTGAATGTTGACCCTTGGGCGCGAGAATTACCCGCCGATGAATCCTCAGGCGATATTTCGCTAAAATGGGACGGCTTAACGGGGAAAATGAATTATAATGAAACTTTTGAACAACCCCGTATTGAGATGACCTTCGGGGAGTTAAAGATTCTTGAAAAAGGTGAGCAATCTACTTTTACATTGGATTGGGCAAAATCGACGTTAAGTGGCCAATTTGACGTGGATATGTTTCCTGTGCAGTTGAATCTCCATTTACCTGATTTAACCGCAAAAGTGGATACGGTAAATTTTCTTTTGAATGAGTTAAAGTTAGACTCAAAGACGGACAGTATTCCCTTAAAGGAAAATGCCGATGGTTTGCAGGTTGATCTGAGTAAAGGCACGATGAAAGTGGCCAAAATTGATCTGCAAGATACAGGGGAAGAGGCATTTCGTTTGTTGTTAGAAGGGTTTGAATTGATGGCTGATGGTCAGGTGGATGGAAGCACCGTGAGCTATCAATTATCTAACCAAATCAGCAAGTTATTACTCGAAGGCATCGACGAAGAAACGCTGGAAATGAGTTATCGTGATCAGTGGTCGTTGAATCAGGTTAATGCCGCCGCAATGGCACGCATTCAAAAACAAGTGCGTGAAGTGCAGCAACAACGCCAAAATGGCCATTTATCCGAAGATTTAATGGGCATGGTGATGATCGGCACATTTATGCAAGAATTACCGGGCTTATGGGCGGATTCTCCGGAATTAATGGTGAAATCCTTACAATTGAAAACGCAACAAGGGCAGTTAGACGTAAATGCCAAAGCCAGTGTTGATGGTAAGCAGCCGTTAAATTTAGATGATACGAATGCCTTAATGCAGGCTATTACCGTGGAAGTTGATGCTGCTTTAGATGCCGCTTTGTTAAAGAAAATACTGACACTGAGTGTGATTTCAGATTTACCGGAAGATGCTGAACCGTCTGAAGATGAAATTGCGCAAATGGTGGATGGACAAATTGCGCAATTTGTTGTGGCTAAATATCTGGCTGAATCTGATGGACGTTATACAACAAAGTTAGTTTTAAGTCAGGGTAAATTTTTGTTAAATGGCGTTGAAATGCCGCTGCCTTTTTAA